The Micromonospora sp. NBC_01740 genome includes a window with the following:
- a CDS encoding pyridoxamine 5'-phosphate oxidase family protein: MVNREPVAEPSFASEGSKPMPWSQARERLTEAGEFFLCTVRPDGRPHAVPLLAMWLDQSMYFCSSETAHKVDNLATNPHCVLTVASPELDLSIEGTASRVSDSATLKRVAEAYGEKYGWEVTPVDGGIDGDGIGPSPYLVYEVTPAKVIGMDKGSGFSATRWRFD, encoded by the coding sequence ATGGTGAACCGTGAGCCGGTCGCGGAACCGTCCTTTGCCAGCGAAGGCTCCAAGCCGATGCCCTGGTCGCAGGCGCGTGAGCGGCTGACGGAGGCGGGCGAGTTCTTCCTGTGCACGGTCCGGCCGGACGGCCGGCCGCACGCCGTGCCGCTGCTGGCCATGTGGCTCGACCAGAGCATGTACTTCTGCTCCAGCGAGACCGCCCACAAGGTCGACAACCTGGCCACCAACCCGCACTGCGTCCTCACCGTCGCCAGTCCGGAGCTGGACCTCTCGATCGAGGGCACGGCATCCCGGGTCAGCGACTCGGCGACGCTCAAGCGCGTCGCCGAGGCGTACGGGGAGAAGTACGGCTGGGAGGTGACTCCGGTCGACGGTGGGATCGACGGCGACGGGATCGGTCCGTCGCCGTACCTCGTGTACGAGGTGACCCCGGCCAAGGTCATCGGCATGGACAAGGGTTCCGGCTTCAGCGCGACCCGGTGGCGGTTCGACTGA
- a CDS encoding ABC transporter ATP-binding protein — protein sequence MSMEVTAWMSLHHAMHQRDQRPFSKATLRRIGGFARPHRRLLAWFLAGSVVAAVLTVAAPVLAGRVVDAIVSGTDTATVVRLAVAIALIALAEAGLGLLTRYQSARIGEGLILDLRTAVFDHVQRMPVAFFTRTRTGALVSRLNNDVIGAQQAFSDTLSGVVGNAVTLLLTLAVMLTFSWQITLLALVLLPIFVLPARRMGRKLARLEREAADLNAAMSTRMTEKFSAPGATLVKLYGRPAEESAEFAARARRVRDIGVRTAMLQTVFITALTVVGSLALALVYGLGGVYAIGGQLDAGAVVALALLLSRLYAPLTSLASARVEIMSALVSFERVFEILDLKPMIEDKPDARPLPDGPVAVEFDDVRFGYPSADKVSLASLEDVAKLDTRGGEEVLHGISFRAEPGQMIALVGSSGAGKSTIAQLLPRLYDVEDGAVRLAGRDVRDLTGDSVRDALGVVTQDGHLLHDTIRANLLYARPDANEDDLWDVLRRARLADLIRSLPDGLETVVGERGYRLSGGERQRLTIARLLLSRPRVVILDEATAHLDSTSEAAVQAALGEALTGRTSVVIAHRLSTIRSADQILVLEQGRIVERGRHPDLLARGGRYAELYRTQFDQPVPA from the coding sequence ATGAGCATGGAAGTCACCGCGTGGATGTCCCTGCACCACGCGATGCATCAGCGTGACCAGCGGCCCTTCTCGAAGGCGACCCTGAGGCGGATCGGCGGCTTCGCCCGCCCGCACCGCCGCCTGCTCGCGTGGTTCCTGGCGGGCAGCGTCGTGGCCGCGGTGCTGACCGTCGCCGCGCCGGTGCTGGCCGGGCGGGTGGTCGACGCGATCGTCTCCGGCACCGACACGGCGACGGTGGTGCGGCTGGCCGTGGCGATCGCCCTGATCGCGCTCGCCGAGGCCGGGCTGGGGCTGCTCACCCGCTACCAGTCGGCGCGGATCGGCGAGGGCCTGATCCTCGACCTGCGGACCGCCGTCTTCGACCACGTGCAGCGGATGCCCGTCGCGTTCTTCACCCGGACCCGCACCGGCGCCCTGGTCTCGCGCCTCAACAACGACGTGATCGGGGCGCAGCAGGCGTTCAGCGACACGCTCTCGGGCGTGGTCGGCAACGCCGTGACGCTGCTGCTGACGCTCGCGGTGATGCTGACCTTCTCCTGGCAGATCACCCTGCTGGCGCTGGTGCTGCTGCCGATCTTCGTGCTGCCCGCGCGGCGGATGGGCCGGAAGCTCGCCCGGCTCGAACGGGAGGCGGCCGACCTGAACGCGGCGATGAGCACCCGGATGACCGAGAAGTTCTCCGCGCCCGGCGCCACCCTGGTGAAGCTCTACGGGCGGCCGGCGGAGGAGTCCGCCGAGTTCGCCGCCCGCGCGCGGCGCGTGCGCGACATCGGCGTGCGTACCGCCATGTTGCAGACCGTCTTCATCACGGCCCTCACGGTGGTCGGTTCCCTCGCGCTGGCCCTGGTGTACGGCCTGGGCGGCGTGTACGCCATCGGCGGGCAGCTCGACGCCGGCGCGGTCGTCGCGCTCGCCCTGCTGCTGTCGCGCCTGTACGCGCCGCTGACCTCGCTCGCCAGCGCGCGGGTGGAGATCATGAGCGCGCTGGTCAGCTTCGAGCGGGTCTTCGAGATCCTGGACCTCAAGCCGATGATCGAGGACAAGCCGGACGCCCGGCCGCTGCCCGACGGACCGGTGGCGGTGGAGTTCGACGACGTCCGCTTCGGGTACCCGTCGGCCGACAAGGTCTCCCTGGCCTCGCTCGAGGACGTGGCGAAGCTCGACACCCGCGGCGGCGAGGAGGTGCTGCACGGGATCTCGTTCCGCGCCGAGCCCGGACAGATGATCGCCCTGGTCGGCTCGTCGGGCGCGGGCAAGTCCACCATCGCGCAACTGTTGCCGCGCCTGTACGACGTGGAGGACGGCGCCGTCCGGCTCGCCGGGCGCGACGTCCGCGACCTGACCGGCGACTCGGTAAGAGACGCCCTCGGGGTGGTCACCCAGGACGGTCACCTGCTGCACGACACGATCCGCGCCAACCTGCTCTACGCCCGACCGGACGCCAACGAGGACGACCTGTGGGACGTGCTGCGTCGCGCGCGGCTGGCCGACCTGATCCGCTCGCTGCCGGACGGCCTGGAGACGGTCGTGGGCGAGCGGGGATACCGCCTCTCCGGCGGCGAACGTCAGCGGCTCACCATCGCCCGGCTGCTGCTCTCCCGCCCGCGTGTGGTGATCCTCGACGAGGCCACCGCACACCTCGACTCGACGTCCGAGGCGGCGGTGCAGGCGGCGCTGGGTGAGGCGTTGACCGGGCGGACCAGCGTGGTCATCGCGCACCGGCTCTCCACGATCCGCTCCGCCGACCAGATCCTGGTGCTCGAACAGGGCCGGATCGTGGAACGCGGCCGGCACCCCGACCTGCTGGCCCGGGGCGGCCGGTACGCCGAGCTGTACCGCACCCAGTTCGACCAACCGGTGCCGGCCTGA
- a CDS encoding trypsin-like serine peptidase yields MKHAMRRLRTAAVALGACTLGLSLMSAPAAEAYSVQPLAPQSERAPESEQFSAEGVTTVGELRTVAGTLSSAGDGRTQVIRHPGASYVKVHFSALRLAHGDYVTVASPDGRESYRYDRYLNRATGADYTTDGQPGFWAMSVEGDTAVVTMHSSRASRGNVATIDRFWRGYDRAEIAQHNFSTQSVCSTDARRDVVCYQNSHPTEYARGRAVARLLISGGGMCTTWRVGNTNRMLTNKHCFSTQAAVTGSEMQFNYQCATCGGSNPGAGTKVSGATLYKVSSGGSSELDYALYSVNNFTSIQSFGTLYLATTATTTGTRMYIPGHGDGSPKRLSIFEDTQNGANCTVKNANYNASNISYSCDTSGGNSGSPVLNASHRVIALHHLGGCPSNQGAKAHLIYNQIASLIDNNG; encoded by the coding sequence ATGAAACATGCCATGCGCCGCCTACGAACGGCGGCGGTCGCGCTGGGCGCCTGCACACTCGGGCTGAGTCTGATGTCGGCACCCGCCGCCGAGGCGTACTCGGTGCAACCTCTCGCGCCGCAATCCGAACGGGCACCCGAATCGGAGCAGTTCTCGGCCGAGGGCGTCACCACGGTCGGTGAACTCCGCACCGTCGCCGGCACGCTCTCCTCCGCCGGCGACGGCCGGACGCAGGTCATCCGGCACCCCGGCGCGTCGTACGTCAAGGTGCACTTCAGCGCGCTGCGGCTGGCCCACGGCGACTACGTCACCGTGGCGAGCCCCGACGGCCGGGAGAGCTACCGGTACGACCGCTACCTGAACCGGGCGACCGGCGCGGACTACACCACCGACGGACAGCCGGGCTTCTGGGCGATGTCGGTGGAGGGCGACACCGCGGTGGTGACGATGCACAGCAGCCGCGCCTCCCGTGGCAACGTCGCGACCATCGACCGGTTCTGGCGCGGCTACGACCGCGCGGAGATCGCGCAGCACAACTTCTCCACGCAGTCCGTGTGCAGCACCGACGCCCGCCGCGACGTGGTCTGCTACCAGAACAGCCACCCCACCGAGTACGCCCGTGGCAGGGCGGTGGCGCGGCTGCTGATCAGCGGCGGCGGTATGTGCACCACCTGGCGGGTCGGCAACACCAACCGCATGCTGACCAACAAGCACTGCTTCTCGACGCAGGCCGCCGTCACCGGCAGCGAGATGCAGTTCAACTACCAGTGCGCCACCTGCGGCGGCTCGAACCCCGGCGCCGGCACCAAGGTGAGCGGGGCGACCCTCTACAAGGTGAGCAGCGGCGGCTCCAGTGAGTTGGACTACGCCCTGTACTCGGTGAACAACTTCACCAGCATCCAGAGCTTCGGCACGCTGTACCTGGCGACGACCGCCACCACCACCGGCACGCGGATGTACATCCCGGGGCACGGCGACGGCAGCCCGAAGCGACTGTCGATCTTCGAGGACACCCAGAACGGTGCGAACTGCACCGTGAAGAACGCGAACTACAACGCCTCGAACATCAGCTACAGCTGCGACACCTCCGGCGGCAACTCGGGCTCGCCGGTGCTGAACGCCAGCCACCGGGTGATCGCCCTGCACCACCTCGGCGGCTGCCCGTCGAACCAGGGCGCGAAGGCGCACCTGATCTACAACCAGATCGCCAGCCTGATCGACAACAACGGCTGA
- a CDS encoding cellulose-binding protein, with the protein MRTTVRHKLLAGGTALTAAAALAAALPMTQASGATGGPSPASVGANATNLSLGAGSDGSSKASGTSYGNVLDGSMSTYWSPAGSTGRVSIKWGTATTVASINIREAAGAVGVIGSWRVVNNDTGATLASGNGAGVINFAATSLRKINFEITGATGTPRIAEFETYASGGTTPPPTTPPPTTPPPTTPPPTTPPPTTPPPSSGTLYVAPTGTDSASGTEANPTTLTSAITRIAAGGTIYLRGGTYRYSQTITIGQGNNGTSSARKNIFAYPGETPILNFSAQSEDPANRGLALGGSYWHIRGIVVERAGDNGILLAGNNNIIERTVTRHNRDSGLQLSRLVANAPRDQWPSNNLVVSTVSHDNVDSDGEDADGFAPKLTVGPGNVFRYTVAHNNIDDGYDLYTKSDTGAIGAVTIESSLAYNNGTLSNGGQAGAGDRNGYKLGGEDIGVNHIVRGNIAYDNGKHGFTYNRNLGSMQVSNNASIGNTERNFTFDGGSSVFRNNTSCDSGSNDKIVGNSDSSNQFWSGSNGSRCAQYSGALGWSFASDGRLVVTFGGRVVTP; encoded by the coding sequence GTGCGAACCACAGTGCGACACAAGCTTCTTGCCGGCGGCACCGCCCTGACTGCCGCAGCCGCGCTCGCCGCGGCGCTGCCGATGACCCAGGCGTCGGGTGCGACTGGCGGCCCCAGTCCCGCATCGGTCGGCGCCAACGCGACCAACCTCAGCCTCGGAGCCGGCTCCGACGGCTCCAGCAAGGCCAGCGGCACCAGCTACGGCAACGTGCTCGACGGCAGCATGAGCACCTACTGGTCACCTGCCGGCTCGACCGGCCGCGTCTCGATCAAGTGGGGCACCGCCACCACGGTGGCCTCGATCAACATCCGGGAGGCGGCCGGCGCCGTCGGGGTCATCGGCTCCTGGCGGGTCGTCAACAACGACACCGGCGCCACCCTGGCCAGCGGCAACGGGGCCGGGGTCATCAACTTCGCCGCCACGTCGCTGCGCAAGATCAATTTTGAGATCACCGGCGCGACCGGTACGCCGAGGATCGCCGAGTTCGAGACGTACGCCTCGGGCGGGACCACCCCGCCGCCGACGACTCCGCCGCCGACCACGCCGCCGCCCACCACACCCCCGCCGACCACCCCGCCGCCGACCACCCCGCCGCCGTCGAGCGGCACGCTGTACGTGGCACCGACCGGCACCGACAGCGCGTCCGGCACGGAGGCGAACCCGACGACGCTCACCTCCGCGATCACCCGGATCGCCGCCGGCGGCACGATCTACCTGCGCGGCGGCACCTACCGCTACTCGCAGACCATCACCATCGGCCAGGGCAACAACGGCACGTCGAGCGCGCGCAAGAACATCTTCGCCTACCCGGGCGAGACCCCGATCCTGAACTTCTCGGCCCAGAGTGAGGACCCGGCGAACCGTGGCCTCGCGTTGGGCGGATCGTACTGGCACATCCGCGGCATCGTCGTCGAGCGGGCCGGAGACAACGGCATCCTGCTCGCCGGAAACAACAACATCATCGAGCGTACGGTGACCCGCCACAACCGGGACTCGGGGCTCCAGCTCTCGCGGCTGGTGGCCAACGCGCCCCGCGACCAGTGGCCGTCCAACAACCTCGTGGTCAGCACCGTGTCGCACGACAACGTCGACTCCGACGGTGAGGACGCCGACGGTTTCGCCCCGAAGCTCACCGTCGGCCCCGGCAACGTCTTCCGCTACACCGTGGCCCACAACAACATCGACGACGGCTACGACCTCTACACGAAGAGCGACACCGGGGCCATCGGCGCGGTGACCATCGAGTCCTCTCTCGCCTACAACAACGGCACCCTGAGCAACGGTGGCCAGGCCGGGGCCGGCGACCGCAACGGCTACAAGCTCGGTGGCGAGGACATCGGGGTGAACCACATCGTCCGGGGCAACATCGCCTACGACAACGGCAAGCACGGTTTCACCTACAACCGCAATCTGGGCAGCATGCAGGTGTCGAACAACGCCAGCATCGGCAACACCGAGCGCAACTTCACCTTCGACGGCGGCTCCTCGGTGTTCCGGAACAACACCTCGTGCGACAGCGGCTCGAACGACAAGATCGTCGGCAACTCCGACAGCTCGAACCAGTTCTGGTCCGGCAGCAACGGATCCCGGTGCGCCCAGTACTCCGGCGCCCTGGGCTGGTCCTTCGCGTCCGACGGTCGCCTCGTGGTGACCTTCGGCGGCAGGGTCGTCACGCCGTAA
- a CDS encoding NADPH-dependent F420 reductase yields the protein MAHISIIGAGNMGQAITAALTRDDNVVDLLGKEDADKPVDGDIVVLAVPYPAVDQVLAQRPGQFDNKIVVDITNPLNFETFDSLTVPADSSAAEEIAAKLPNSRLLKAFNTTFAGTLAEGTVGPLTTTVLIAGDDADAKATLAGVVTASGLKAIDAGSLKRAREMEALGFLQIGLASNEKVSWSGGFGIVD from the coding sequence ATGGCGCACATCTCGATCATCGGTGCCGGCAACATGGGACAGGCCATCACCGCCGCTCTCACCAGGGACGACAACGTGGTCGATCTGCTCGGCAAGGAGGATGCCGACAAGCCGGTCGACGGCGACATCGTCGTGCTCGCGGTGCCCTACCCAGCCGTGGATCAGGTGCTGGCCCAGCGCCCCGGCCAATTCGACAACAAGATCGTTGTCGACATCACCAACCCGCTGAACTTCGAAACCTTCGACTCCCTGACCGTCCCTGCCGACTCCTCGGCGGCCGAGGAGATCGCCGCCAAGCTGCCGAACTCCCGGCTGCTCAAGGCATTCAACACCACGTTCGCCGGCACCCTCGCCGAGGGAACCGTCGGCCCGCTGACCACCACGGTTCTGATCGCCGGTGACGACGCAGACGCCAAGGCGACCCTCGCTGGCGTGGTCACCGCCAGTGGCCTGAAGGCGATCGACGCCGGCTCGCTCAAGCGCGCTCGGGAGATGGAGGCTCTCGGCTTCCTGCAGATAGGCCTGGCGTCGAATGAGAAGGTCTCCTGGTCCGGCGGATTCGGTATCGTCGACTGA
- a CDS encoding MFS transporter → MVYEGARSVYGPLLASLGASAVVVGLVTGAGEAAALLLRLVSGPLADRTRRYWSLTLFGYGLTAVCVPLLAFTPLLGGAGLAVAAVLILAERLGKAVRSPAKSALLADAASRVGLGRGLGVHKALDQVGAFAGPLLVAAVVAMAAGTLWPALAVLALPGIVAMLLLLAVRARTDVPAASNAPADGTPSASSDPPATRAVRRTPLPAMFHWFAAAMALCTAGLVAFGLIGFHLVRAGVVATATVPLMYAAAMAAGAIAALLTGALYDRIGPRVLIALPALIAAVPALLFGGGLPLAAAGVLLWGAAVGVQDSTVKALVADLVPRERRATAYGVFAAVQGAGALAGGAAAGFLYEFSPASLTTAVAITQVIALVTLVGVLTRLATR, encoded by the coding sequence ATGGTGTACGAAGGTGCCCGCTCGGTGTACGGGCCGCTGCTGGCCTCACTGGGCGCGTCCGCTGTCGTCGTCGGGCTGGTCACCGGCGCCGGTGAGGCGGCGGCACTGCTGCTGCGGCTGGTGTCCGGGCCGCTTGCGGACCGGACCCGCCGGTACTGGTCGTTGACCCTTTTCGGGTACGGCCTGACCGCGGTCTGCGTACCGCTGCTCGCCTTCACGCCGCTGTTGGGCGGCGCTGGCCTGGCCGTCGCCGCCGTGTTGATCCTCGCCGAACGGTTGGGCAAGGCGGTCCGCAGTCCGGCCAAGTCGGCGCTGTTGGCCGACGCCGCCAGCCGCGTCGGGTTGGGTCGAGGGCTGGGCGTCCACAAGGCACTCGACCAGGTCGGCGCTTTCGCCGGCCCGCTGCTCGTCGCCGCGGTCGTCGCGATGGCCGCGGGGACCCTCTGGCCGGCCCTGGCCGTCCTTGCCCTGCCAGGCATCGTCGCGATGCTGTTGCTGCTCGCCGTTCGGGCGCGTACCGACGTGCCGGCCGCGAGCAACGCACCGGCCGACGGCACCCCCTCGGCGTCATCCGATCCGCCCGCCACCCGGGCGGTACGGCGGACGCCGTTGCCGGCGATGTTCCACTGGTTCGCGGCGGCGATGGCGCTGTGCACAGCCGGCCTGGTGGCCTTCGGGCTGATCGGCTTCCACCTCGTCCGCGCGGGCGTCGTCGCGACCGCGACGGTGCCGCTGATGTACGCGGCGGCGATGGCCGCCGGCGCGATTGCCGCCCTCCTCACCGGCGCTCTCTACGACCGGATCGGCCCACGGGTGCTGATCGCGCTCCCGGCGCTGATCGCCGCCGTGCCCGCCCTGCTGTTCGGCGGTGGGCTGCCGCTGGCAGCGGCCGGGGTCCTGCTGTGGGGTGCCGCCGTGGGTGTGCAGGACTCCACCGTCAAGGCGCTGGTCGCCGATCTCGTGCCACGGGAACGCAGAGCGACCGCGTACGGGGTGTTCGCCGCAGTGCAGGGCGCGGGGGCGCTGGCCGGCGGTGCCGCAGCCGGGTTCCTGTACGAATTCTCGCCGGCAAGTCTGACGACTGCGGTGGCCATCACGCAGGTCATCGCCCTGGTCACGCTCGTGGGCGTCCTGACGAGGTTGGCCACGCGGTGA
- a CDS encoding MFS transporter produces the protein MTQRTEAAGVEGRRLFHRDFSFWYVARSISVAGTAASAVALPLLVYRTSASPTLTAAVVGLEALPYLLFGLFAGAAADRLPRKRMMITADVCCALLLATVPVAALFDALPSWYLLIVAFGVGCAFCWFDAAAWGTFVRIVGKPALTRANSLIWSTEIVLEIAAPAAAGLLAAIADPTLVLAVDAATYLVSAALLAQIRTGLDSGPTVARRLRAEIAEGVQHLWRTPVLRTLTAAGFGLNVAAGGVLGLLVVHADQALGLRPEDQRLGLLYAAAAVGSLIAAVLLPRASRWAGQGTVSIVGLVIFVAALIGLAGTSAFTLALAGWAIWAVARLTVNANGITVRQLLTPDALQGRVNTTGRMLAWGGTPFGALIGGLAGDTYGVRVAYLMLAVPVVLSLALVVASPVRGLRIAVD, from the coding sequence GTGACACAGCGCACCGAGGCAGCCGGCGTCGAAGGACGCCGGCTGTTCCACCGTGACTTCTCCTTCTGGTACGTCGCCCGATCGATCTCGGTCGCCGGGACCGCTGCCAGCGCCGTCGCCCTGCCGCTGCTGGTCTACCGTACGAGCGCCTCCCCGACGCTGACGGCGGCGGTGGTCGGACTCGAAGCCCTGCCGTACCTGTTGTTCGGGCTCTTCGCCGGCGCCGCCGCGGACCGCCTGCCGCGCAAGCGCATGATGATCACCGCCGACGTGTGCTGCGCTCTCCTGCTCGCCACCGTGCCGGTCGCCGCGCTGTTCGATGCGCTGCCCTCCTGGTACCTGCTCATCGTGGCGTTCGGCGTGGGCTGCGCCTTCTGCTGGTTCGACGCGGCAGCCTGGGGCACCTTCGTACGCATCGTCGGCAAGCCAGCGCTCACCCGGGCGAACAGCCTCATCTGGTCCACCGAGATCGTGCTGGAGATCGCCGCACCCGCCGCCGCCGGACTCCTGGCCGCGATCGCCGACCCCACCCTGGTGCTGGCCGTCGACGCCGCCACCTATCTGGTGTCCGCCGCGCTGCTCGCCCAGATCCGGACCGGGTTGGATTCGGGGCCGACGGTGGCCCGCAGGCTGAGGGCCGAGATCGCCGAAGGAGTGCAACACCTCTGGCGAACGCCGGTCCTGCGTACGCTGACCGCCGCGGGCTTCGGCCTCAACGTCGCCGCCGGCGGCGTGCTGGGTCTGCTCGTCGTCCACGCCGACCAGGCTCTCGGCCTGCGCCCGGAGGACCAGCGCCTCGGCCTGCTCTACGCCGCCGCCGCGGTCGGCTCGCTGATCGCCGCCGTCCTTCTGCCCCGAGCCAGCCGGTGGGCCGGCCAGGGAACGGTGTCCATCGTGGGGCTCGTCATCTTCGTCGCGGCCCTCATCGGCCTGGCCGGCACCTCGGCGTTCACCCTGGCGCTGGCCGGATGGGCGATCTGGGCCGTGGCGCGCCTGACCGTGAACGCGAACGGCATCACCGTGCGCCAACTGCTCACCCCCGATGCGTTGCAGGGCCGCGTCAACACCACCGGGCGCATGCTGGCCTGGGGCGGCACTCCGTTCGGCGCCCTGATCGGCGGGCTGGCCGGGGACACCTACGGGGTCCGGGTCGCGTACCTGATGCTGGCTGTGCCCGTCGTGCTCAGCCTCGCCCTGGTCGTCGCCTCACCGGTGCGTGGCCTGCGCATCGCGGTCGACTAG
- a CDS encoding YcaO-like family protein, with protein sequence MSFRSVPAECALATASAEIARLGLTARAAVLGPAASPIMLVTLFRDGAQVAIGVGKGAGPQGEASAYFEALERYLMSARDNRRWTADATRLVPASVVAGQSALEPDLVVQRWAAEFPDSVAACASYGGVRYPTFLTDPRYYRWPVAGDDVRPYRSLLRYSSSLGTAAGVDLAEAVYHGLCELIEHDGLGQALLRWYVAGVPDVDLVPVGELPDGLRSLHADAVRAAGAPVHLLDITTDLDVPVYVAVSPAASGGPTRLGAGASLWASDAASRALGELIQVCALSASTADSPAVQRLAAWPALQRCALMPLDELLSGPVRAAPLRADMAGDGSPGWGLEHVGRALARHGIGYHVCEVAPVGSPIAVATTIAPGLERFSLVRHGVPVIPTGRGWHLWPSPDRATVTRPDPVRTR encoded by the coding sequence GTGTCGTTCCGATCCGTGCCCGCCGAGTGCGCCCTCGCGACGGCCTCAGCGGAGATCGCCCGGCTCGGCCTCACGGCGCGGGCGGCGGTCCTCGGCCCGGCCGCGTCGCCGATCATGCTCGTCACGCTGTTCCGGGACGGAGCACAGGTCGCCATCGGTGTGGGAAAGGGAGCTGGTCCCCAGGGCGAGGCGAGCGCGTACTTCGAGGCCCTGGAGCGCTATCTCATGTCGGCCCGGGACAACCGCCGATGGACCGCGGACGCCACCAGGCTGGTGCCGGCGAGCGTCGTGGCCGGGCAGTCCGCCCTGGAGCCCGACCTGGTCGTGCAGCGGTGGGCGGCGGAGTTTCCGGACTCCGTCGCGGCGTGTGCCTCCTACGGCGGGGTCCGTTATCCCACGTTCCTCACCGATCCGCGCTACTACCGGTGGCCGGTGGCGGGTGACGACGTCCGGCCGTACCGCAGTCTGCTGCGGTACTCGTCCAGCCTGGGCACCGCCGCAGGCGTCGACCTGGCAGAGGCCGTCTACCACGGCCTCTGCGAGCTGATCGAACACGACGGGCTCGGTCAGGCGCTTCTGCGCTGGTACGTCGCCGGAGTCCCGGACGTCGACCTCGTACCCGTCGGCGAACTGCCGGACGGATTGCGTTCGCTGCACGCGGATGCCGTACGGGCGGCCGGCGCACCCGTACACCTGCTCGACATCACGACGGACCTGGACGTGCCGGTGTACGTGGCGGTCAGCCCGGCGGCCAGCGGCGGGCCGACCCGGCTCGGGGCCGGCGCGTCGCTCTGGGCCTCCGACGCCGCGTCGCGTGCCCTCGGCGAGCTGATCCAGGTCTGTGCGCTCTCCGCATCCACCGCCGACTCGCCCGCGGTCCAGCGTCTGGCGGCCTGGCCGGCACTGCAACGGTGTGCCCTGATGCCACTCGACGAGCTGCTCTCCGGCCCCGTGCGGGCGGCGCCGCTACGCGCGGACATGGCCGGCGACGGCAGCCCGGGTTGGGGGCTGGAGCACGTCGGGCGGGCTCTGGCCCGACACGGCATCGGCTACCACGTGTGCGAGGTCGCGCCAGTCGGCTCACCGATCGCGGTGGCCACCACGATCGCCCCAGGGCTGGAGCGCTTCAGCCTGGTGCGGCACGGGGTGCCCGTCATCCCGACCGGGCGGGGGTGGCACCTGTGGCCGTCGCCGGATAGGGCGACGGTCACCCGACCAGATCCAGTTCGAACGAGATGA
- a CDS encoding S8 family peptidase, whose amino-acid sequence MRLHRDTIFARERRAGTAAMATLATTVLLLTVAAGPATAAPATEAPSGTTTGEILGTGNATAVPGSYVVTLKDSGGTVGDRQAGVSRLADRYGFRPDQVWRDALNGFSVRTSELVARRLAADPAVAVVEQDRLTSLATTQTNAPWNLDRIDAPLGLSGTYNFTSVGTGVRAYIVDSGIQIGHADFGGQAVYGYDAVDGTLPANDCSGHGTHVAGTVGGTTYGAAKNVVPVAVKVFDCALPSTLSMLINGINWMIANHLAGQPAVANIGVLTSPTVALNTAVTNAVADGITVTVPAGNSNVSACTVSPASVPAALTVGATLTNDNRASWSNFGPCLDIFAPGDRITSAWWNSTTATQTISGTSHAAPLVAGVAARVLSNNPTWTPAQVASYLFSVASPVVINPGAGSPNRLLHLSPTL is encoded by the coding sequence ATGAGGCTCCACCGCGACACGATCTTCGCCCGCGAGCGTCGAGCCGGAACGGCCGCCATGGCCACGCTCGCCACCACGGTCCTGCTCCTGACCGTGGCTGCCGGACCGGCCACTGCGGCACCCGCCACCGAGGCGCCGTCCGGGACGACGACCGGCGAGATCCTCGGCACCGGCAACGCCACCGCCGTGCCCGGCAGCTATGTGGTCACCCTCAAGGACAGCGGCGGCACGGTCGGCGATCGGCAGGCTGGCGTGTCCCGCCTCGCCGACCGGTACGGCTTCCGCCCGGACCAGGTCTGGCGCGACGCGCTGAACGGCTTCTCCGTGCGGACCTCCGAGCTGGTGGCCCGCCGGCTGGCCGCCGACCCGGCGGTAGCGGTCGTGGAGCAGGACCGCCTGACCAGCTTGGCCACCACCCAGACGAACGCGCCGTGGAACCTCGACCGGATCGACGCACCGCTGGGACTCAGTGGCACCTACAACTTCACCAGTGTCGGGACCGGCGTCCGGGCGTACATCGTGGACAGCGGGATCCAGATCGGCCATGCCGACTTCGGCGGCCAGGCGGTGTACGGCTACGACGCCGTCGACGGCACGCTCCCGGCCAACGACTGCAGCGGGCACGGCACCCACGTCGCCGGCACCGTCGGCGGGACGACCTACGGGGCGGCCAAGAACGTTGTGCCGGTCGCGGTCAAGGTGTTCGACTGCGCCCTGCCGAGCACGCTGTCAATGTTGATCAACGGGATCAACTGGATGATCGCCAACCACCTCGCCGGGCAGCCGGCTGTGGCGAACATCGGCGTGCTGACCAGCCCCACCGTCGCGCTCAACACCGCAGTGACGAACGCGGTCGCCGACGGCATCACGGTAACGGTTCCGGCCGGCAATTCGAACGTGAGCGCCTGCACCGTCTCACCCGCGTCGGTGCCGGCCGCGCTGACCGTGGGCGCGACGTTGACGAACGACAACCGGGCAAGCTGGTCGAACTTCGGTCCCTGCCTGGACATCTTCGCTCCCGGCGATCGCATCACGTCGGCCTGGTGGAACTCGACCACCGCGACCCAGACGATCAGCGGCACCTCACACGCCGCACCGCTCGTCGCCGGCGTCGCCGCTCGGGTGCTCAGCAACAACCCGACCTGGACACCGGCCCAGGTGGCCAGCTACCTGTTCAGCGTCGCCAGCCCGGTCGTGATCAACCCGGGGGCCGGCTCGCCCAACCGTCTCCTGCACCTGTCCCCGACGCTCTGA